One Ilumatobacter coccineus YM16-304 genomic window, TGGTGTTCGAGATCGGCGAGAAGTCACTCGGCAACATCGACCACGTCGTCATCGGCCCGTGCGGGCCGATCGCGATCGAGACGATCATGGCCGACCGGCCGTCGCTCGAGGCGGTCGAAGCGCAGAGCAACGCCGCCCAGGTGATGGCCAACGCCGCGATCACCCGTGGCGAACTCGACGACGTCACCAGCGCGGTCGGCGTGCCGTGCAAGCTGCTCGCCAAGGTCTACTGGGGGACCCCCGTTCCCGATCGGCCGGCCGGAATCGCCGTCACCGAAGGCCTGGTCGCCGTCGAAGGTCAACGCCTCGAACAGTGGCTGATGATGCTCCCACCCGGTTCGCTCGGCGCAGCGCAGGTCGATCAGGTGTGGCAGGCAGTGCTCACCGGGATCGGCCGCCCCGATCCGCTCGCCTGACCCGGTGTCCGCTCGCCGAACCGGGGAGCGGTCGCGTCGGTCACCTGTCGACTTCGGTCAACAGTGCGTCGGGTAGCTTCGGCGCATGGCGACTGCTGAAGAATTCGAAGGCCCCACGACCGAGCTGTTGCAGACACTCATCCGCAACGAATGCGTCAACGACGGCACCGGCGACACCGGTGGCGAGACCCGAAACTCCGACACGCTCGTGCAGTACCTCGAAGGTCCCGGTGTCGACATCGAGACCTACACGCCGCGACCCGGCCGAGACTCGATGGTCGCCCGCATCGCCGGCTCCGACCCCGACGCCCCGTCGCTGTGCCTCATGGGCCACACCGACGTCGTCCCGGTCACACCGTCGGGCTGGAAGGAAGACCCCTTCGGTGGCGAACTCATCGACGGAGAGGTCTGGGGCCGTGGAGCGATCGACATGCTCAACCTCACCTCGTCGATGGCCGTCGCGTTCCGACAGCTCGCCAACGAAGGGTTCAAGCCGAAGGGTGACCTCATCTACTTCGGAGTCGCCGACGAGGAAGCCGGCGGCGTGTGGGGTGCCGAGTGGATGGCCGAACACCACTGGGACGCCATCGACGCCGACTACGTGCTGACCGAACTCGGCGGCTGGTCGAGCATGTCCCCCGACGGGGTGCGCCACATCACGGTGAACGTGAACGAGAAGGGGATCGCCTGGCGTCGCATCCGCGTCAAGGGAACCCCGGGCCACGGTTCGATGCCGTTCGGTGCCGACAACGCGGTCATCAAGGCCGCTGAAGTCGTGCGCCGCCTCACCGAGTACCGCCCGTCGCCGCTGCTCGACGACGTGTGGGCGGCCCAAGTGGCGAGCATGAAGCTCAGCGACGAGATCCGCGAGGCGCTCCTCGACCCGGCCCGGGTGTGGGACACGATCGCGTCGCTCCCCACGCCGATCGCCCGCACGTGTCATGCCCACACGCACACGACGTTCTCACCCAACATGGTCGACGGTGGCACGAAGACCAACATCATTCCCGACGTCGTCGACATCAACGTCGACATCCGCACCGTGCCCGGCACCACGCAGGAAGACGTGATCGGTCACCTGCGCGAGGCCCTCGGCGACATGTTCGACCACGTCGAGATCGACACCCTCCAGAGTTCGAATCCGACGAGTTCCCCCTTCGGCACCGGCACGCCGCTGTGGGATGCCTTGGAGAAGCACACGCAGGTCGCCTACCCCGATGCCCAACTCGTCCCGGGGCTCATCGTCGGCGGCACCGATGCTCGGTTCTACCGCGAGCGCGGGCGCACGGCCTACGGCGCCGGACTGTTCTCACAGAACGTCGACTTCGCCACCTTCGGATCCCGGTTCCACGGGCACAACGAACGCATCGACGTCGAGTCGCTCGGCCTCGCCGCCAACTTCTGGTACCACATCGCCTCCGACCTCGTCGGCTGACGAGCTCACGCAACGCAGTCGACGGCGAAGCTGGCTCGCCTCGACGACAGTCCTCTGAGGCGAGATCACGGTTCGTCGTCGACAAGGCGCGTGGCGAGGACGTTGAGTGGTGTTCAATGACGAGCTCACGCAACGCAGTCGACGGCGAAGCTGGCTCGCCTCAGCGGAAGAGGTCGCGTTCGGAGTCGCGGAGCACGGGGGCCATGGAGGCGGTGTCGTCTCGCTCCCAGTCGAACCCGCGGATCACGGCAACCGGCACCCGACTCGTGTTGCCCTTGACCAGCTCGCCGGCTGCGGCGAGTTCGTCGGCGGTGCAGATCTCCTGCACGTGGAACTCGTGGCCGTGCGGATCGGTCTGACCGATGTAGCTGAACAACGGGTTCATGCCGGCGATGCCGATGGCGATGTCGGTCTGCCCTTCACGCCACGGCCGACCGAACGTGTCGGACATGATGACGGCGACGTCGACGCCGAGTTCGGCGAAACGAGCGCGGTGCGCTCGACATGTCGCGTCGGGGTCGACGGGCAGCGTGAGGATGCGGCCGGCGGCACCCGACGACGACTGATCGACACCGGAGTTCGCGCAGCAGAAGCCGTGGTGTGTCTCGGTGATGAGCACCGGCCCGATCTGACGGATCACCCGCTTGGACTCACGGAGTACCACTTCGGTCACCCGCGGGTCCTTCTCCCACTTCGCCGACCACCGTTCGGCGAACTCGGACGGCGTGATGTCGGCGAGTTCGACCGTGCACCCTTCTGCCTTCGAGACGATCTTCGACGTGACGATCACGATGTCGCCATCGGCGAGCGGATCGCCCTGCTCGGCCGCCGAGGCATGAATCATCTCGGCCAGGTCCATGCCTGCGGTGATCTCGGGAAGACCGGTGACCCCGAAGATGCCGAGCGAACTCATCGTTGCGCTCCCATCTGGTTGACGGTTGGCGCGACTGCTCCCGAACCTGCGATGGAGGTCGACTCACCGGTGAGGGCTGGATGCGGCATGCCCGAAAGCTACATGGGCGACCGGTCTGGCTCCTCGCCCGGAGCGGACATGGTGGCGATCACCGCCGAGCGGGCAGACTGGGTCGATGAGTACCGACGGCGTGGCCAGCAACGACGTGTCCGAGATCTTCGACCCGGAACTGTGGGACGAGGTTCCCGGGTTCGACTTCACCGACATCACCTATCACCGAGCACGCGGCGAAGGTCGGGACTCCGGCGTGGTGCGGATCGCCTTCGATCGGCCGGAAGTACGCAACGCCTTTCGCCCCCACACGGTCGACGAGTTGTATCGGGCGCTCGATCACGCTCGCATGTCGACCGACGTCGGCTGCGTCCTCCTCACCGGCAACGGCCCGTCATCGAAGGATGGCGGCTGGGCCTTCTGCTCCGGCGGCGACCAGCGCATCCGCGGTAAAGACGGCTACAAGTACACGCAGGCCGACGGCGACGACGGCTCGCTTGGCACAACAGCCGCATCGATCGAGCCGGGCAAGGCCGGGCGTCTGCACATCCTCGAAGTCCAGCGGCTCATCCGCTTCATGCCGAAGGTCGTCATCTGCCTCGTCAACGGGTGGGCCGCGGGTGGCGGCCACTCGCTCCACGTCGTCGCCGACCTCACGTTGGCGAGTACCGAACACGCTCGTTTCAAGCAGACCGATGCCGACGTCGCGAGCTTCGACGGCGGGTTCGGTTCGGCGTATCTCGCTCGACAGGTCGGGCAGAAGTTCGCCCGCGAGATCTTCTTCCTGGGCGAGACCTACTCGGCCGACCAGATGTTCCAGATGGGCGCGGTCAACCGCTCGGTGCCTCACGCCGACCTCGAACGCGTCGGTCTCGAATGGGGTCGCACGATCTGTGCGAAGAGCCCGACGGCGCAACGGATGCTCAAGTACTCGTTCAACCTGATCGACGACGGACTCGTCGGACAGCAGATCTTCGCCGGCGAGGCGACACGGCTCGCGTACGGCACCGACGAGGCTGCCGAGGGTCGCGACAGTTTCCTCGAGAAGCGCGATGCCGACTGGTCCGACTACCCGTACCACTTCTGACGTGATCATCGTCGTCGACGATCCCGACGATCCGCGCTTCGCCCAGTTCCGGCTCAACGAGCGGGGACTCGCGAGCCGAGCCGAGAAGCGGGATGACGCCGGCGCCGGGATGTTCCTCGCCGAAGGCGATCTGGTGGTGGAGCGTGCCCTCGACGCCGGCTGCGTACCGGTGGCCGCGCTCGTCGACGCCGACCGGGTCCCCGAGGTCGCGCACCGGTTCGAGGCACCCGTCTACGCGGGTGGCACACAGATCCGCAAGGTCATCTCCGGGCTCGGCATGCCGCAGGCGATCATCGCCCTGTTCGAACGGCCTGGTCGGCCGTCGGTCGCCGAATTGGCTGCGAGGTGCCGACGACTCGTCGTGCTCGAAGCGGTCGACAACCCGGCCAACGTCGGTGCGATCATCCGCAACGCTGCCGGGCTCGGCTGGGATGGCCTGATCCTCGACCACACGAGCGCCGACCCGTTGGCCCGGCGATCGCTTCGGGTCGCAATGGGCACCGCATTCGCCCTCCCCCACGCTCGCACCATGAACCTCGCCACCGAACTCGCTCAGCTCGACGGGTTCGAGCTGTACGGAATGACCCCGAACCCCGAGGCCCGCGACCTCGACACCGTCGTCGCCGGCGAACGGGTCGCCGCCCTGATCGGCTCCGAACGCGCCGGTCTCACCGACGAGTTGCTCGCGCTCGCCACACCGGTGCGCATCCCGATGGCGGCAGGTGTCGACTCGCTCAACGCCGCTGCGGCGTCGGCGATCACCTGCTGGGCGCTGCGGTGACCACTTCGCCTGACGAATCGATCGGATCGACCGGCTCAGGCGGATAGACAGGGCGCATGTCGAGCGTTCTGCTTCTCTCCTGCCCTGATCAGCAGGGTGTCGTCGCCGCGACCGCCGAGTTCATCGCCGATCAGGGCGGCAACATCGTGCACGCCGAGCAGTACGTCAAGCGCGAGGCCGACGCCGACGGCGGCGTGTTCTTCCAGCGAGTCGTGTTCGATCTCGTCCGCAGCGACGTGACCCACGAATCGCTCCTCGACGCGATTCGTCCGTTGGCCGACAAGCTCGACATGACGGTCGATCTCCGCGACTCGTCGACCCCGATCCCCACGGCGATCATGTGCTCGAAGCAGGGCCACTGCCTGTACGACCTCCTCACCCGGTGGCGCAGCGGCGAGATGCCGATGGACCTGCGCGTCGTGATCAGCAACCACCCGGATCACGCCGACATCGCCGGCCACATGGGCGTGCCGTTCGTCCACCTCCCGGTGACGAAAGAGACGAAGCCGCAGCAGGAGGCCGCCGTGTTGGCCACGCTCGCCGAGTACGAGGTCGACCTCGTCGTGATGGCTCGGTACATGCAGATCCTGTCCGACGACTTCGTGTCGCACTACCCGATGAAGATCATCAACATCCACCACTCGTTCCTGCCGGCGTTCATCGGGGCCAACCCGTATCGCCAGGCGCACGAGCGTGGTGTGAAGCTCATCGGGGCGACGGCGCACTACGCCACGGCCGACCTCGACGAGGGTCCGATCATCTCGCAGGACACGACCCACGTGAGCCACCGCGAGAACGTGGCAGAGCTCACCGCTCGAGGACGCGACGTCGAGACGGTGGTCTTGGCTCGGGCCGTCCGCGCTCACCTCGAGCACCGAGTGGCCGTGCACGGCCACCAGACCATCGTCTACAACTGACGCCACCCAAAGTTGATTACGTCGCTCCCGGAGCGATGTAATCAACTTGCTCCGCGAACCTGGTGATTTCCATCCGGGATGGAAACAACCAGGTCGGTCAGGCGTCGGCGTCGGCCTTGGAGCGGCGGCCTCTCGGTGCGGCGCCACTCGGTTCCCAGCGGAAGCGAGTGACCGCGATGACGAGGCCCACGACGCCCCATGCCGCCACGAACGCCAGACGACCCGGGCTGAACGCCGATCCCTCGACGAACGGCGTGAAGCAGTCCTGGAAGGCGTTGGCGAACGGCTTGAGGGGGAAGATGTTGCCCAGCACCTCGAGCCAGCGGGGTGGTTCGTTGACCACGACGAACACGTCCGACACGAACGCGAGCGGCAGGATCGTGGCGTTGGCCACGGCAGACGCGGACGCCGCTGTCTTGATCAGGGCCGCGACCGCCATGCCCAACGCGGCGAACGACGCCACCCCGACGAGGAACGTGACCACGGCCGCCGGCATCTTCTCCAACTCGACCTCGAGGTCGTAGAACAACACGCCCATCACCAGCATCACGACGACACCGACAGCGGCGATGACGACCGCCGAGCAGATGAAGCCGGCGATGTGGATCCACGTCGGCAGCGGGGTGCCGCGCCATCGCTTCAGCACGCCCTCGTCGCGCCGGATCGGCACCATGTTGGCCAGGTTCGTGTAGGTCGCCGACACCGCCGTGAACGCTGCGAGTCCGCCGGTGTAGAACTGACCGGCGGTCCACGTGCCCTCGTCGGTGTCGATGTCGGCGCCACCGAACAGCGCATTGAACAGCACCAGCATCACCAGCGGCAGCACGAGGGTGAAGAAGAACGCCACCGGCACACGCTTGAAATAGCGCAGTTGGTACGCAGTCTGACGACCGATCTGCGTGATGGTGGACGGAAAGCCGTCGTTGCTCATGCCGGGGCCTCCGACGAGAGCTGGAGATACACCTCTTCGAGCGATGCTCGCTTCACGCTCAGCGATTCGAGTTCGACGCCTGCGTCGAGCGCCCAGCCGGTGAGCGCGTGCACCGCCCGGGTCGGGTGATCGATGGTCACCTCGACCAGCCGCCCCGACAGCCGAGGTTCGGTACCGAGCACCGCAGCGAACGTCGTGACGGCGTCGGACGCGGCGACGTCGTCGGGCAGCATGAAGCTGACGACCGTGCCGCTGATCTCGTCGATCAACTGCGCCGGTGTGCCCTCTGCGATGAGCGAGCCGCCCGACAGCACGCCGACGCGATCGGCGAGATGCTCGGCCTCGTCGAGATAGTGGGTGGTCAACAGCACGGTGGTGCCCGAATCGACCAACCCCTCGATGAGATCCCACGACTTGCGCCGAGCCGACGGGTCGAAGCCCGTGGTCGGCTCGTCGAGAAACAGCAGTTCGGGGCGGCCGACGATGCCGAGCGCGAGATCGATGCGGCGCTTCTGCCCGCCCGACAGCGACCCGACTCGTTCGTCGACCTTCTCCTCCAAGCCGACCAGTTCGACGACCTCGTCGACCGTGCGCCGGTTGCGGTAACAGCTGCCGTACAGCTCGATGACCTCACGCACCGTGAACTCGCTCTCGACGCCCGCCGACTGGAGGACGATGCCGATGCGATCTCGCCACGCCCGTCCGGCACCGGCCGGGTCGACCCCGAGCACGCTGACGGAGCCGCTCGTGCGCTCGCGGTAGCCCTCGAGGATCTCGACCGTCGTCGACTTCCCGGCGCCGTTCTCGCCGAGCAGGGCGTACACCTCGCCGGCTCGAACGTCGAACGAGATGCCGTAGACGGCACGGTTGGATCCGTAGTGCTTGTGGAGGTCTCGAACCTCGATCACCGACATGGCGACGACGCTAGCGCGAGCCCCCTACGTCCTCTCAGCGACACCCCGCCGGACGGTTTGTCTCTGAGACAAAGCGTCCGGTGGCTGGTCAGGTGGGTCGGCGTGACGAGATGGGCAGGCCGGTGTCGTTGCGCAGGTGTTCGGCAGCGGGGACGAAGTAGGCGGTCAGCTCGTCGGCCACGCCGTCGGGGATCGCATCGTCGGCGCACACCTGCTCGACGGCGGCGGCCATGTGCACGAGCCAACGATCGCGTTCGAGCGGGCCGACGTGGAACGGCATGTGCCGCATCCGCAGCTTCGGGTGGCCCCGCTCGTCCATGTAGGTGGTCGGCCCACCCCAGTACTGCGCGAGAAACAGCGTGAGGCGATGTCGAGCGCCCGTCAGGTCGGGTTGCTCGGGGTAGAGCGGCAAGAGCACCTCGTCGGTGGCCACGCCCTCGTAGAACGCGTCGACCAGGCGCTCGAAGAAGCTCATCCCACCGACCCTCGAAAACAGCGAAAGCGCCGTGGAATCTGATTTCACGGCGCTCACGCTACTGGTCCGACCGGATGGGGGCTCCGGTGAAACCGTTGCTTCGTCCTCGAAGCGACAAAGGGGAGAAATCGCGTCGAGGAGATCGTTCGGGCTGCGGGCCGACGTGATGCCGGTTGCTGCC contains:
- a CDS encoding ABC transporter ATP-binding protein, with the protein product MSVIEVRDLHKHYGSNRAVYGISFDVRAGEVYALLGENGAGKSTTVEILEGYRERTSGSVSVLGVDPAGAGRAWRDRIGIVLQSAGVESEFTVREVIELYGSCYRNRRTVDEVVELVGLEEKVDERVGSLSGGQKRRIDLALGIVGRPELLFLDEPTTGFDPSARRKSWDLIEGLVDSGTTVLLTTHYLDEAEHLADRVGVLSGGSLIAEGTPAQLIDEISGTVVSFMLPDDVAASDAVTTFAAVLGTEPRLSGRLVEVTIDHPTRAVHALTGWALDAGVELESLSVKRASLEEVYLQLSSEAPA
- a CDS encoding NERD domain-containing protein, which produces MRILIPLFIVMFVMAGFYWWYTKKMADMQPGDSERSLPGARLTSERLRSMPHPPWRVVFEIGEKSLGNIDHVVIGPCGPIAIETIMADRPSLEAVEAQSNAAQVMANAAITRGELDDVTSAVGVPCKLLAKVYWGTPVPDRPAGIAVTEGLVAVEGQRLEQWLMMLPPGSLGAAQVDQVWQAVLTGIGRPDPLA
- a CDS encoding TrmH family RNA methyltransferase; the protein is MIIVVDDPDDPRFAQFRLNERGLASRAEKRDDAGAGMFLAEGDLVVERALDAGCVPVAALVDADRVPEVAHRFEAPVYAGGTQIRKVISGLGMPQAIIALFERPGRPSVAELAARCRRLVVLEAVDNPANVGAIIRNAAGLGWDGLILDHTSADPLARRSLRVAMGTAFALPHARTMNLATELAQLDGFELYGMTPNPEARDLDTVVAGERVAALIGSERAGLTDELLALATPVRIPMAAGVDSLNAAAASAITCWALR
- the cofE gene encoding coenzyme F420-0:L-glutamate ligase; the encoded protein is MSSLGIFGVTGLPEITAGMDLAEMIHASAAEQGDPLADGDIVIVTSKIVSKAEGCTVELADITPSEFAERWSAKWEKDPRVTEVVLRESKRVIRQIGPVLITETHHGFCCANSGVDQSSSGAAGRILTLPVDPDATCRAHRARFAELGVDVAVIMSDTFGRPWREGQTDIAIGIAGMNPLFSYIGQTDPHGHEFHVQEICTADELAAAGELVKGNTSRVPVAVIRGFDWERDDTASMAPVLRDSERDLFR
- the purU gene encoding formyltetrahydrofolate deformylase, with amino-acid sequence MSSVLLLSCPDQQGVVAATAEFIADQGGNIVHAEQYVKREADADGGVFFQRVVFDLVRSDVTHESLLDAIRPLADKLDMTVDLRDSSTPIPTAIMCSKQGHCLYDLLTRWRSGEMPMDLRVVISNHPDHADIAGHMGVPFVHLPVTKETKPQQEAAVLATLAEYEVDLVVMARYMQILSDDFVSHYPMKIINIHHSFLPAFIGANPYRQAHERGVKLIGATAHYATADLDEGPIISQDTTHVSHRENVAELTARGRDVETVVLARAVRAHLEHRVAVHGHQTIVYN
- a CDS encoding M20/M25/M40 family metallo-hydrolase: MATAEEFEGPTTELLQTLIRNECVNDGTGDTGGETRNSDTLVQYLEGPGVDIETYTPRPGRDSMVARIAGSDPDAPSLCLMGHTDVVPVTPSGWKEDPFGGELIDGEVWGRGAIDMLNLTSSMAVAFRQLANEGFKPKGDLIYFGVADEEAGGVWGAEWMAEHHWDAIDADYVLTELGGWSSMSPDGVRHITVNVNEKGIAWRRIRVKGTPGHGSMPFGADNAVIKAAEVVRRLTEYRPSPLLDDVWAAQVASMKLSDEIREALLDPARVWDTIASLPTPIARTCHAHTHTTFSPNMVDGGTKTNIIPDVVDINVDIRTVPGTTQEDVIGHLREALGDMFDHVEIDTLQSSNPTSSPFGTGTPLWDALEKHTQVAYPDAQLVPGLIVGGTDARFYRERGRTAYGAGLFSQNVDFATFGSRFHGHNERIDVESLGLAANFWYHIASDLVG
- a CDS encoding globin; the encoded protein is MSFFERLVDAFYEGVATDEVLLPLYPEQPDLTGARHRLTLFLAQYWGGPTTYMDERGHPKLRMRHMPFHVGPLERDRWLVHMAAAVEQVCADDAIPDGVADELTAYFVPAAEHLRNDTGLPISSRRPT
- a CDS encoding 1,4-dihydroxy-2-naphthoyl-CoA synthase, with the translated sequence MSTDGVASNDVSEIFDPELWDEVPGFDFTDITYHRARGEGRDSGVVRIAFDRPEVRNAFRPHTVDELYRALDHARMSTDVGCVLLTGNGPSSKDGGWAFCSGGDQRIRGKDGYKYTQADGDDGSLGTTAASIEPGKAGRLHILEVQRLIRFMPKVVICLVNGWAAGGGHSLHVVADLTLASTEHARFKQTDADVASFDGGFGSAYLARQVGQKFAREIFFLGETYSADQMFQMGAVNRSVPHADLERVGLEWGRTICAKSPTAQRMLKYSFNLIDDGLVGQQIFAGEATRLAYGTDEAAEGRDSFLEKRDADWSDYPYHF
- a CDS encoding ABC transporter permease — protein: MSNDGFPSTITQIGRQTAYQLRYFKRVPVAFFFTLVLPLVMLVLFNALFGGADIDTDEGTWTAGQFYTGGLAAFTAVSATYTNLANMVPIRRDEGVLKRWRGTPLPTWIHIAGFICSAVVIAAVGVVVMLVMGVLFYDLEVELEKMPAAVVTFLVGVASFAALGMAVAALIKTAASASAVANATILPLAFVSDVFVVVNEPPRWLEVLGNIFPLKPFANAFQDCFTPFVEGSAFSPGRLAFVAAWGVVGLVIAVTRFRWEPSGAAPRGRRSKADADA